From Nitrospirota bacterium, the proteins below share one genomic window:
- a CDS encoding DUF2442 domain-containing protein — protein MGILALGADERVKDVQITEESLRVDLMDGRTITVPLAWYPRLLNATPKQRNNWRIAGGGYGIHWPDIDEDLSTEGLLRGAPA, from the coding sequence ATGGGTATTTTGGCACTGGGGGCTGACGAGAGGGTCAAGGATGTACAAATCACGGAAGAGTCGTTGAGGGTTGACCTTATGGACGGGCGCACCATAACAGTGCCTCTGGCCTGGTATCCGAGGCTCCTGAACGCCACGCCCAAGCAGCGGAACAACTGGCGGATTGCCGGCGGCGGTTATGGCATCCACTGGCCCGACATAGACGAAGACCTGAGCACCGAGGGGCTGCTGCGCGGGGCTCCCGC
- a CDS encoding DUF4160 domain-containing protein codes for MPTALRHGEYRFYFYSHEINEPPHIHVDRENLSAKFWLEPVGLARNFGFSPKELRKVQSLVAEQKSKLMEAWHGYFGTGG; via the coding sequence ATGCCCACGGCATTGAGGCACGGGGAATACAGATTTTACTTTTACAGCCATGAGATCAACGAGCCGCCGCATATTCACGTTGACCGGGAGAATTTGTCGGCGAAGTTCTGGCTTGAGCCTGTCGGCCTGGCAAGAAATTTTGGCTTCAGTCCGAAGGAGCTCAGAAAGGTACAATCGCTGGTCGCGGAGCAGAAATCGAAATTGATGGAGGCCTGGCATGGGTATTTTGGCACTGGGGGCTGA